The stretch of DNA TACGTGAAGGACACGATCACGATGGTCAAGGAGCTCGGCGGCGAGGAGATCACGATCGTGCCCGGCACCGTCGGGAAGGTCGTGGCGGACGCCGGGCCGGACGAGGAATGGCGGTGGGCCGTCGACAGCCTCAAGCAGTGCTACGAGCACGGCAAGCGCGAAGGCGTCCGGATCGCGATCGAGCCGCTGAACCGCTTCGAGACGTACTTCGTCAGCCGGCACGATCAGGCGCTGTGCCTGGCCGATGCCGTGGCGCCCGACTGCGGCATCTGCCTCGATGCATTCCACATGAACATCGAGGAGAAAGACTTCTTCCAGGCGATCAGGAACGCGAAGGGCCGGCTCGTCGACTTTCACGTGGCCGACAACAACCGCATGGCGTGCGGGATGGGCGCGCTCGACTGGAAGAGGATCATCGCGACGCTGCGCGAGATCGGGTACGACGGCGCGCTGACCGTCGAGTTCGTCGCGCCAATCGACCGGACGCCGGCGAATCCGTACAAGAACATGCTCGAGGCCGGCCCGCGACCCGACATGACGCCCGAGGAGTGGAAGTTCATGGTCGACCATGGCACCGGCGCGCTCTCCGACGAGTTCTACACGTGGCTCGTGCAGGAGACGATCGATCATCTCAGGCAGAGCATGTGACGGTCCGTCGTGCCGGATCCTCGGTCGTTCTGACCCGGCGTCAGCGCGTGCCTCGAACCTGCCATCAGGCAGCTCTCGGTCCGGTTCGCCTGCCGCACGTCCGGTCAATCGGTGCAGGCGGTCGGTGCCGGACGCTGACGTTGGATTGAGGAAACGCCAGGCGAGCGTCCGAGCGCTCCGCGGACCCGGCGTCTCCGACGAGCCAGTCGTACCCGTATGAAGCACGTGCTCTTGATCGGCACGCTCGACACGAAAGGGCCCGAGGTCGCGTACGTGCGCGATCGTGTGCGGGCGCTCGGCGTCGAGC from Acidobacteriota bacterium encodes:
- a CDS encoding sugar phosphate isomerase/epimerase; the protein is MRVAMHNWMRAEPIEATIERLAKCGYDAIEISGEPEKYDTREVRGLLERHGLTCWGSVTLMLGDRNLLAADERQRAMSVKYVKDTITMVKELGGEEITIVPGTVGKVVADAGPDEEWRWAVDSLKQCYEHGKREGVRIAIEPLNRFETYFVSRHDQALCLADAVAPDCGICLDAFHMNIEEKDFFQAIRNAKGRLVDFHVADNNRMACGMGALDWKRIIATLREIGYDGALTVEFVAPIDRTPANPYKNMLEAGPRPDMTPEEWKFMVDHGTGALSDEFYTWLVQETIDHLRQSM